Part of the uncultured Campylobacter sp. genome is shown below.
GGCATTACGCTTGTATAGCTCAAGTAGATTATTGACCGCGTTTATTTGATTAGCCTGCATGCTGCCTAGAGCTCTATTCATCTGCATCCGTGCGAACGTGATGAAAAGCACGCAGACTAAGATGATCGCGATTACAAAAAAAACCGAAATTTTAGTGATTAAGGAGTGCTTCATCCGATGAGCTTGTAGCCGATACCGCGAACCGAAAAGATATGCTTAGGCGCCTTGGAACTGTCGCCTATTTTGGTGCGTAGGCGTCCGATGATGACGTCTAGGCTCTTTGAATCCTTATCTTTTAGGCTCTTGCAATGGTACACGAGCTGCTCGCGAGATACCGAAAAGCTATGTTGCTTGATGAGGTATTCTAAAATTTCATACTCTGCAGGCGTTAGCACTAGCGATTCCTCGCCGAAGTAAATTTCATGGCGCTTATCATCGATACGAAATACGCTATCCGTGGCGGTTTCTTCCTTCTCGCTAGCTTTTTTATAGCGGCGGATGAGGCTCATGATGCGCGCGTGCATCTCTTTTGGATCATAAGGCTTGGGTAGATAATCGTCCGCTCCGATCTGAAGGCCCACGACGCGATCGCTCACGTCGCTTCTAGCCGAGCTGATGATGATCGGAATGTCGTATTTCTCGCGGATCTCTTTGCAGACCTCAAGTCCGTCCATCCCCGGAAGCGTAAGATCTAAAATCAGCAGATCGTAGTTTTTGATCCCAGCGCTAATACCCAGATACGGGTCTTCGAAGTTTGTAACTTGGATGTTAAATTTAGCCAGATATTCGGTTAGAAGCTG
Proteins encoded:
- a CDS encoding response regulator transcription factor, whose translation is MINVLMIEDDSEFAQLLTEYLAKFNIQVTNFEDPYLGISAGIKNYDLLILDLTLPGMDGLEVCKEIREKYDIPIIISSARSDVSDRVVGLQIGADDYLPKPYDPKEMHARIMSLIRRYKKASEKEETATDSVFRIDDKRHEIYFGEESLVLTPAEYEILEYLIKQHSFSVSREQLVYHCKSLKDKDSKSLDVIIGRLRTKIGDSSKAPKHIFSVRGIGYKLIG